One window of the Acaryochloris sp. CCMEE 5410 genome contains the following:
- a CDS encoding 3'-5' exonuclease — protein MRKEASSGNFVAIDFETADYQRDSACAIGVIRVENDQIVDRSHFLIRPPRQRFQFTYIHGLTWSDVKHHPTFAELWPNLQPKFAGSDFVAAHNANFDRSVLNACCQAAELDPMPLPFLCTVKLAREVWNIRPTKLPNVCDFLDIPLQHHQALSDAEACAKIVIAARQE, from the coding sequence ATGAGAAAAGAGGCATCATCAGGTAACTTTGTCGCCATTGACTTTGAAACAGCAGATTACCAAAGAGATAGCGCTTGTGCCATTGGCGTCATCCGGGTAGAAAATGACCAGATTGTTGATCGGTCCCACTTTCTGATTCGCCCGCCACGCCAAAGATTCCAATTCACCTATATCCACGGACTTACCTGGTCTGACGTAAAACACCATCCCACCTTTGCTGAACTGTGGCCGAATCTCCAACCCAAATTTGCAGGCAGTGACTTTGTCGCCGCCCACAATGCTAATTTTGATCGCTCTGTGCTTAATGCTTGCTGTCAGGCAGCCGAACTAGACCCCATGCCCCTGCCTTTTCTCTGCACTGTCAAGCTTGCTCGGGAGGTATGGAATATCCGACCGACAAAATTGCCTAATGTATGTGATTTCTTAGATATCCCCTTACAGCATCATCAGGCTCTTTCGGATGCCGAAGCCTGCGCCAAAATTGTGATTGCAGCACGACAAGAGTAA
- a CDS encoding GNAT family N-acetyltransferase: MDDNPVIETSISTRVLTPADVKAYRSVRLRALHERPPAFGSLPETEPDLAETAVRLAESMDRCFFGAFQVKRLIGIIRLSRYEAINEKHRAYLAGLYVLPEFRKRGCGRVLVSQALHRATMTAGVRRVNLTVVTQQKNAIRLYQSFGFRIYGTEHETFIKDGKYYDEYLMTLELNANPL; encoded by the coding sequence ATGGACGATAACCCAGTCATAGAGACAAGCATCAGTACGCGGGTGCTTACACCTGCTGATGTTAAAGCATATCGTTCAGTACGCCTACGTGCATTGCATGAACGGCCTCCTGCTTTTGGTTCACTTCCCGAAACGGAACCCGATCTTGCTGAAACTGCAGTGCGATTGGCTGAGAGTATGGATCGTTGCTTTTTTGGTGCCTTTCAAGTCAAGCGGCTCATTGGCATTATCCGGTTGTCTCGCTACGAAGCCATCAATGAAAAACATCGTGCCTATCTGGCGGGTCTCTATGTCCTGCCTGAATTCCGCAAACGTGGCTGTGGCAGAGTGCTGGTGAGTCAAGCATTACATCGGGCAACGATGACTGCTGGCGTTAGGCGAGTCAACTTAACGGTTGTCACTCAACAAAAAAATGCCATTCGACTTTACCAATCTTTTGGCTTTCGTATCTACGGTACAGAACACGAAACTTTTATCAAAGATGGGAAATATTATGATGAGTACTTGATGACTTTGGAACTGAATGCTAACCCTTTATGA